A window of Colletes latitarsis isolate SP2378_abdomen chromosome 11, iyColLati1, whole genome shotgun sequence genomic DNA:
GACCGGCTAATGGTTCGAACTGCGCATGCGTGTCGATATTAAAGAGCGTGTCTCGCGCAGTCTGCTCACGCACGAATGCAACGGAAGTCGGAACCGATGCAGAGTAGGCGCTTTGTTGTGTCGCGATCTCACGCGTCCTTGACACTCGTTTCGCTCAAAGGTACaaaccgccgcgtccaatcgaTCGCTACACCTACATTTCTTGCAAGAAAGCGGCATTTCTCCAATATTTATGCACGGCATCGAGCAAGAAATGACGAAATATTTTCAAACGTTTTTGGTTTCACAATAGTCGATGACTCGACGGAAACTAGTGCACGCGCCAAAGTGAGAGTTTCGGGACTTTCGACGTTACGCGACCTGCTTACGGACaaagatgggcaaaattcttatctggACATAAATTTCAAACAACTATCAAGAAGCGAAACAATTACAGCAATTATTTGGACGACTATGAAAGAAATAGTTTGCATGGATCCGAATGGAAACCCGCTTCACGTCAGTAATGCCTACGCTTGACTTTTTAAGATACATTTTGTTCAGCCCTGTACGAATTATACGCGAATTCTTAAAGGTACACGACACTCGCTGGAATTTCCCTTCACGTGTCCTTCATATTATGAGCTTCGTCGTCGAATGCTTGGAAGACGTACACTTTTACGATACAGGTGTCGCCGTTGTGCTGTCGTTCGCGGACATTCGCTTGCGAAAGAAAGTGGTATTTGTGTGTGCCGCGACAAAACGAATTGTTTTGTGTGATGAGAAAACGCGCAGTCGTCGGACGCGGCACTTTTATTCATTAATTCTCCCATAGCAAAAAGGGAACGGGCTAACTGCGCGGAAACGTTCGTCAATGCGTGTATAATCGCGCGTTGAAGCTGCGTAAAGGACAATGGTAGAAAACGGTTAATTTTGAAACTCGTTAGAAACGTAGAAATGCTATGGGAATATGGACCAAGGCTTTTTGAGGCCCGGAGCTGAGTTGTAGACGAATAAAATTCAATTcattattcgttatttgaataaagatttatttatcatttcccaccattgtttttttttctaaatcGGTTGCAGAAGCGCGGTAAAAGGTTTCCGCAAAGCCGGAAATAAAATCTAATAATTCTCGATCTATTGCGATCGATGCGTAAGCGAATACTGTAGTATTATAACGGTATGTAACAACTACAATCGTCTTCCCGTTAATGCGGAAACTATGGTCGCAAATTATTGTGTCGGACGGTGACGGGCACGCAACGGTTGCAACAACTTCTTCATAGTCTTACGCCGCATACGTAATCTCGATTCGAGTCAGTGATGGAACTCAAAGAGGGGAgttaataaaatattgaaattgaatattaaaaatttggtAATTTAACGTCTGATAATAAACCATAAATAaccaaaccaggtgtaaattTCAAGAATGACTCGCTAATAACTCACCACAGTATGCGGAATCTCGGATCGGTTTGGTCAATGATTTCCAACTTTTCCTGGATGCCATGGAACGCTGTCGTCTCACTTTCCGTGACCATCTCTGACCAGCCTTTTTCTTACTAGAAATAGCTTGCATCTCCGTACTTTTTCTACTGAAAAAGGAACAGAAAAAGATTGTTGGTTGTCTTTAATTTGAAAGAAGACACTAACGTCTATTTGCTCTTTTGCTATAGAAGACACTAACGTCTATTGGAAAAAGGAGACTGGTCTTTGACGATATACATTATTAGTATTATTCTCGCTAAATAATGAATCGTCTAGATCTAATTCTTTGTTGGACTTACGATGGATTGTTCCTTCTCGCGAGACAAGAACGACCGATCGTTGAATCCTCCACATCCTCCCACTCGGATTCCTTGCCGACGATGGAACCAGTCGTGGAGCCTGCGTAGAGGCTGTTGACTTTTTCCATGCTCGGCAAACCGACGTCATCGTATACACCCTGTTCGTCATCCTGCATTTCATCCGTGTCCTCGTCCACGCTGGAATATTCGTTGGTAACGAATAGATAATGGCCGTCCATTTGGCTCGATTCGTCACCACGAATCTCACCGTTACCCTTCCTAGCGGTGTTCTTTGACCAGGACACGTTGTCCGTGAACATCGAGCTCTCGTGCTGCTGAAGATGACTAACTGGACCTTCTATCGCGTCGCCGACAGCCATGATGTCGTCGTAGATACAGTCAGAACATTTGGACGTCGACTCGTCGGTGCAATCCTCGTCGACGCGCGCCATTGGCGAGCCCACGTCGTCGTAGACATCCTCCTGACTTGGAATCTGCGTAACAGTAAAATGATTCGTCACCAAAGATGGAATAAGAGATCGTAACTGGGTCAGCCTACAGGTATATGCGAAGATAGAAAAGAATTGGATCGTTTGTTGATATTTGCGGTGGCTTTGGAGAAAATAtgttgtaatattttattttaaccacCTTATACAGGATGGTTACAATGACTGAGTCATAAATCTGGGACTAAGTAAAGGTAGAACGTTTGCTATCGTGCATGCGACTCGCTGATTTTTATGAAAGGTAAACGTCAGATGTGCGCAACAGCGACGATTCTGCATTTTATGTCTGTATAGTATAAACAAACCCAATAGGAATTAAAGACCGCTGGCACACGTGCATATCACGTTACAGGATAATTGGTCGGCCTATTCGAATGTCTGTTCTAATTTGTTTGTACAGTATCAAGCTTAGTCTCTGGTGTGCACTAGAAAAAAATCAGTTCATGATTGTTTTAGACGGGCGATGCGTGCGTCACCTGATTAGAAAACTTCAGCGGTCCAACGTCATCATATTCTTGTTCGTCGACGATCTCGGCACTATCGCCAGCTGTGGATGACTGATCCTCGAGCCGCGTATTCTGTAAAAGGCTTTTCGTCTGGCTGCTCCAAAGAAAACTCGGGTTGGCACGCGGCGACAACTCGTATATTTTCCCCTGGCTCGCGACAGCTTGATTTTCGCTTGTTTTCACCTGCTGGCTCAGCTCCAATGCTTTTGCCGATCGCGCTCGCAGCTCGCGCAGGAATTCGCGTCTCAGGTTCGCATCATCGAGCCCCATGCTTCCTTTACCTGGAATTTACGTGTTTATGATATACGGTACACAAATATTTCATTAATAATActcaaatattcaaatatacGAAAACCAATATTCAAGACTTTAATATCAAGAATGTGTGGAGAGAGGGAGGCAAGTTAACGAGCTCTTCCCCTGTCCACCCTTTCACTTTATAATACTCGAACACATACACACGTATTGCTATAATAAACAACATTCATTAACGACGGAGTCGTGAAAGTATGTCgtgtattaattttataatttttatacaatacttctataaaattgtaatttattcAAACAACTCAATTCCAGTACTACTTTCCAGAGTTGCGTGTACTTAATATTTTGAAATACCGATCGATTGAACATACCAAATtccatttttttcattttatctgTAGAACACAATAAGAAAACTCCATTTCGTTAGAGAATCATATTCAAcctaattaattttaatcgcgCGAAAGAAATGAAATGTACCAATGTTATACGCAGATAATAATTGGATCATGAGATCCGTTTTTACTTTTGAGACAGCGAAGAATCGGATTTCTCTTAATTGTCACGGTGATAGGTGAAAGTTAACGAGGCTTAATAAGAGTGAACATCTGTTCATTAATGATCCTCGAGAAGAAaagttaagtcaactactttctgATCAGCAAGTGTCACGTTAAGCGTAGTAAATGTTGTAGAGTAATCGCAATaacaaattgtttttatttCATTACAAACAGAAGATATTTTTGTCATTTCTAGTTTACTGTTTAGGAATTAAGTTTGTGAGATATTGTACTCTTTACATATTAGATGAACAAAGACGAACGCAAAGAAGCATCTCCTTCTTTCCTTATCTCGACTATTATCAGAAACTACAATCAACAAAATTGCTCAAATTACCAAACGAAGTTAGGCAAACGACCCATCTATTGTTTACGTAATTACTCATCATTATTTACATCCACCAAACTACAGTCGTGTTCTTATGACTCGTTCATCTATGCTATTATCTCTTTTGCATAATGCAAATCTAAGGAATTTTAACTGCACTCTCTCCAACATTGCTTCATACCCAGAACATATGGAAAATACATTCTACGTGATGTCTAATCTACTTTTTATATAGAATAATTAAGACCTAACCACTTCCTTGACGATTTCCTTGTTTCGATGCGTGGGTCATCGGAGATAATCGAACAGATAACAAATAAGGTCTACTCAGAATTAGTATGATACCAGACAAGAATAGATAAGCGATGCTTCCGTTATCTGTTGGCACAAGCcatgtttactattttcaaaTACTCCAATGTGATTACAAATTGCACACTCTCTAAATATCTGAATAATATTCGACACGAACCATCGACTGTCGCTCGATCTCTCTAGAGTTGAACACGTTCGACTCTAAATGCATCGACAATATGAAAACCCGTTTCGAGTCAAGAATAATCGATTTACCGTGATTCGATGCGTCGTGAAAGGGCATTTTCTCGGCTACGATCGAtcgttgctcgatcaaactttcGGTCGTCGGATCCTCGTTCCTCCCGACGAGAAGAGGCAGCGTGGCACACTTTTCCTCGTGCCTGATCACAACTTGCTCCAAACCGAATCCGACCGTGTTTTCGTTCAACACCAGACTCGGATTCGTGGCGGACGCCACGTGAACGAAGTTCGTCGGGGTGGAAATGTTCAGACACTTCAACTCCTTCTTGGAAAGGTTCATCGATTTGTACCTGGACCCGAAGTTTATTTCGCTTTTCGCGTCCACCGATCTCGACTTCAATGAAGTCAACGACGCGCTCAGAttgctcttcttcttcttcttcgttcCCTTCGTTCCTTTCACGAGATAATCGGGCACGAAGTACAGCACGTTTTTGGCAAAGTGCTTCTTCTTTTTGCTCAGAGCGACGTCATCGTTGCTAACGGGCGACCCTTTCAACGAATCTCTCTCGGGAAATTCTTCCACGGTGTGCAGCCCTATGTCCGACAAACTGTTCCTCGTCAGGTCCATGGCGGACTTGGATTTCAAAAACACACCCTCCGAATAATATTCATCGTGATCGATCCTCTCTTTGATCGTCTCTTCACGAACGCTAACGAATATTTGTGGCGTCAGCTCTATTTTCTCGTAATCGTCCGACGAAGATTTCGTCTCGGCTCGATTGAcgcgacaaattttattttcgcgtcCGGAGTCATCGAAGGACGGTACGTTTTCGTCGTTGCCGGAGTTAATCGAATTCTGGTCTGTCGGATCATCTTTCACAACCTTTATCGAGGCATTATCAATGCTGTTATCTGTATCGACGCGCAAGGGGGAGGCAATTTTTCTTCGAACCTTCTGCTCAACAACGAAATCCAATCCCTTTTCAGTAGTCGTTGTCTCACGTTCCTTCCGGTTGGGCGTCGTCGTTTGTTGACTCGATGGATTGGTAGTCTCGTCGACCTAAACGAATAATTTCGTacacaaaaattaatttaaatatatatttataatttaataaaaaattcgcagattgccgttctacaggcggaactctaaacgttaataactttttaacgaagcctcaatcaacaaattagtattcttgattttcgtcttattttggcctctagaatctcccattaaaatttttcctacggGTGATCGAATACGCTGTATATCCTGGTAGGAAGCATCGAAATATTTCGTGATACTTaaattttctgcttttgatagtTATCGATGTACCGATAATTGATCGGTAGCAGCATCTCTGCGTTCGATTTGCACGCATACACTTGCTCTTTGACGCAGACGGCATTCTTAACGGTTTTGTAGAAAATTGTTTCGCGGAATGCGATAGAAAACGTAACTGTTTCAAACGCAGTCCCGCCACTCGTAGACTGCGTTCTAGTCGCGTGGAAGGGAATACCGCGACGACCTTCGGGAGCATTTGAACGCGAATCACGTATAGCGAGAGATCGAGAAATTTCTGCGAACGGTGCCGCGACGAGAGAATAAAGAGAGAGTTAATCGAGATACAGGGGTTtacaaaatttcgaaaaatttagatcGAAAATTTTGTCGAGGATCCAGTCGGTACCGGGGACTGGACTATTTCATCAACAATACCACGTTTTGTACTCAAATATCATTATCCTAATATTTGACTTACGACTTATTGACTCTAAAATACCACTTTGCAAATATTAATACTCAAATGAAAGCTATTCTGGCACAAGATTAGCTAAAATCAATGATCCAAATTTTGGATACACTCGGTACCCATTAGAATAAGCAGAACGACTGTATTAAACATAGATCTGGAAATCAACAATGTTTGAGATGCGAGGAAAAATGTTATTCCATTGGAACAGGTGTTCGAATTGTCTTCCGCCCAGTTCCGATGCACGCCTCGTCGCGATTCTTCGTCGAGGTTCGCATACGTTTAAGAATTCTAGGTTTTTCCCGTACTCCTCGACAAGAGAAACCGACATAGCAATCGTTACTAAAGAGAACACTTGCTAAAAAGGTAACTGCCATACAATACTAGCCTTGAAACTTGGAAACTGTTGCATTCTGGATCAAAGTTTGCTACCACTTTCTTGTTTATTTTTATAAGCTCTCTACGCATTCTTGGGTGTGCACGAATCATCAATGAGGGAAAAGACACTTTGATCATTGTTAATTTTTAGACGTAAGTGTCTAAATAAGTTTAGTAGCGTTTCTTTAATTGCTGGAACGACTGCTGCACACGTTTAAAGTTTGGACCACCAATTTTAACGCGTCCTGTACTTGCACTATTCGAGAAATAATGATCTTGGTAATATACTTAAATATTACATCTTGTCATCAGTCGATTATTGAGTCACGGAAACGGATGGACCGTTGCAGTAAGTGAAATCGATGATTCATTGGAGATGATTAATAATCTGCTCGTCTACGAGACGTATCTAGTAACTGGGACGGGCTATGACTCTATTTCAAgtgaaaaagttaaaaaaaaaaattgaggaATGAAAATTTCACTCCGTATCATTCTACTGGTAAAGACTTTTCCTTTTCTTTATCCGCCTTTGGTAGAGATACCAAACTTTTGGTCAGTATTTGTACATCCAATAATGTTTCTacaagaattaaaaaaatttttaaaaaagttttCGAGGGCGCCATGACGCTGGGTCAGAATGTGCGAAACATCTGTACCAGATATGTATTTATGTACTCTGTCGAGACACCGTCGAAGATACCGTCTCCTTCGATTCGTATCGAATGGTGGCCAGCGACCATTGTAAACTAATAAGCCGCGCCTTCAATCATTAGCATCGTTTTGCTCGTGTGCTCGCATACCCGCGATCTCAATTCATACGCAAAACGTTCCGTAATTCGAGGCAGCGAAAGCAATGCAAATTAAAAGTTTGTCAAATGCGACTATCCCGAGTAACCAGCCTGGAAGAACGAAAATGGCGTTGAAAATCACGAGAAAACTATACATATCtataaatatacaggatgttcggccacccctgggaaaaattttaatgggagattctagaggccaaaataagacgaaaatcaagaatactaatttgttgatggaggtttccttaaaaagttattaatgtttaaagtttcgcccgtactgaatttttttctacaaagtgagtaggatttcgggggtaggcctattcaccaaaaatgattgcaattgacccctgcaactaagtataatttttttagtatgatttgaaattttttaatttatgtttttaataactttttaacggagcctcagtcaagaaattagtgAAgaaaggggtggccgaacaccctgtattattttattaataacggTGGGGTTAATcagttaataatttaattaatcaGTTTTCGACACCGATCTTATGATTAATATTCCGGTAATTGAAAGAACGTAAACCTTCGAGCTGAATTTCCTCGCAGTTGTTTCGGCGACGgtgttttttttcttcttcgatTTGGCCGTTCCCACAGCGACCAATTTATTGCCATCGTCGGGTAGCAATTGCAGAGGCAACCTGGCTCTCTTCAGAGCCAAACTGTCGAGGGTCGCGTAGACGATTTTCTCGGAAGTTGGGAACGGCTTACGATCTCCATGGAGGAAACTTCTATTGGGAACCGGCGAGATACTCATTCTTCCGTTTACTTCTTGCTAATAATTTCCACTCGAAGAATCGGCGATCAACTATTCGACAGTCCAGTGGAATTTCGTTCGGATCATTGCGAGTATCGCTGACACGCAACCCGTGTGAGTTAAGTATAATATTTCACTGTGTAGTGTCGGTGTATCGACGACCGCACGAAAAATTGTTGCATCGTGTAATATACACGTACGTGTAAGGactctggtttcgctgaattagCGATAACGGCAAAAACGGGCTCCGTTATCGGATGGTTAATATACACGTACACGTGAAGTTTAGTCACACGCTACCACACGTTTCGATCATGCTAACAGCTGTGTTAGACAGCCGTATAATGGTGAAAACAGTGGTAGAAATTGGCCAATTTTGGGCCTGACTGGTAGCGACAGTAACGACAAAGATAAGACTATGCAATCACAATCGGGTGTCAGTTTGGTAGTAATTTTGTtggttatctattattcgaataaaactcTGCCCAGTTTTCCAATCGATTTTGATAGTCAGCAAAATGTCACGTTCTCGTTCTTCTGAAAATATCGACCTGCCAGACATTATACAAACTTCGAATACTTTACGGCGAATAAGAATTGAACCGTTAAATAGAACAGTAATTTTATTGGTTACCTACTAAtctagtaaaattttgatcaacTCTACGATCGAGCCTCCGTTGTTAGACGTTTCGTCGATGACTCGGATTTTCGATTAATTTTGCATATTTGGCGGGAGTTCTTTCTTCTTAATCAGTAAAATGTCACAATCGTCGCGATGTTCTCGATGTTGTGAAAATATCGACGATTGCCGCGCTACGGTGCCTTGGTTGAATTATAACGAAACATAATACTCGATCTTGAATACCGCGGGAATCGTGTTCGATAGAGTGCAGTTAGCTATTGTCATGGACCGTTTGCTCATCGTGACAGGCAACCCGTTCGCGGAAAGCTGTCTCGTATAATCCGTTGCGAATAGTTACGCAGTCACGTCACGTTGTACGAAATTCCGTGGTTTATGAAACGAACGGTAAACGCAGCTGAAACGgcgaaaatattttcattatcgCGTTGACATTGTTCACGGTCGGTCCGTTCCGTGTCCGGCAAACTTTCGATTATTTTCGTGACACGAGAAGGTTAACTTCATTCTTTATTTTGAAACATCCAATATACGCAATCTGTCGTATTCTTGAAGATTCAATATACGTACAAAGAGGGTGCGTAGCACTTTGAACAATTCACAGTATAGAATTTGACGAATTGTAAACAATGTGGTTGAACATAAATTAGGTTAACACATTCGTGACTGATAACTCAGCCTATGAATCATTCAACATCTTGCTAGGTTAGCTGATGATGCAGCTTGTGGGTCTTGTGAGTTCAGAAGTGCAAAAGTTTTGACAGTTATCGGGGATCTCGAATGTTTTAAGTGGTAAAAGGTAGGTTATAAATACTTGATAAAATTAATCTTACTTTCGTAGAAACAGACCACGAAATTGTACAAATCCTTAAGTGGGAGGACACGATAATAATTCCTGTAAATTCTACTCAATTGTTTGTATTAACTTTCTATGTAAATAACAAATTCTTTTTCCTCCCAATCGAACCGTTGAAAGTGTTTCAAAATAAACACATATTATGTATAGCTTGTGCTAACAGCCAAGAAAACATAAATTTTGTTTGGCATTCATCATTGGACATGGAAATGTaaataagaaaaaacccaaactCTTTGTTTACTTATTCAATGTTTATAAAACTTGCACAACACTTGACAGACTAAACTTTGACACGATCACGACGTCCACGATTAAATATTTGTTGCGTTTATGAGACTTGTCCGCACGTGCCTCGACTATACACTCCGCTGATCGAGAATCGCGACCGCGTGACGATCGACGTGCTGCGAAACTCGCACTGTCCTCGCGACGAAGCCGATCGAGACGATCGAATGACAAATCAAGCGTACTCGTTGAATTTTTAAAGCGATTTGCTCTGCCTCCGGTGGCCACGGGTCCCGCGTACAGCATTCGGTCATCTTCGTCAATTTTCGTCGCTGCTCGTCCGACCACTGACGTACTCCCCGCCATCGTTCACCCTTCAGTTTTCAACTTTCACGCATTCGCGCGTTCGACCGACGTGGAGAGAATTTTCGTTCGTTTTACTTTCGTTGTACGTTCACAAATTACCTGTTAATAACAAACAAGATTACAATTTCAATCGATAGTTATGTTATGTCTGTATTTCGATTATACCCGAAGTTACGTTTACCCGATTCGAGCGCGGCAGAACCTATAACCTCTAAATATGAAATTGATTGATGTCGATCGTCTAGTGGGGATGGTGCATAACCGTTTAAGAGCGAGAGAGACATGGATATATGCTATGTAATACTTATACGTAATACAGAACGGTTCGTTATATTGGTCGTTCTTGATGCGTCTACGAGTTCTGAATCGTTTGAAGtaattccgcattcttctgTTGATTTCTCCCTGCCTTTCTCATACTTTTCCCACAACGATATATTGCTCGTGTCACGCATAGTCGCACGTACCATGTTTTAGTTTTGCAACgtttctttttctgtttttctttctagtCTTGGTCGGAGCGAGGGCTGTTATTAAAGATATAAAACCACTCACGAAATTCAGAGTAAGCGGACGGTATTTTCAGACGCATTCTCGAAGACGGCCCTGAGAATCTGGGATTCCCGTGTTGCGCGAAGCCGGAGATCGTCAGGTGGTCGAGGACAGGGCCGCTTGGTCGAAAATTAAACGCAAGCATCGTGAAACTTTCCTGTCCTCGTTAGTGTAAGTTCAGAGGGATTAAGGAAAAGTAGGAAAGGGATATGGATGAATACACAATTTACAATCTTTTCTAAATTAAATATAGATAttagtataaattataatgcgTAATATACAAGATAATCTATTACAAGTATGTTTATTAAACGTTTGGTATGGTTTGGTATGCTTGTTAAACGTTTCGATCATTTATGTTTTTGTTCGTCTCCTGGTTCTTCtaaaaataacgaagatattagGATGCGAataaaacatacaattaaagaaAGTAcatgttaataaattataaactcGTTTATGTAATATTGTTATACGAGCGCGCCATTTCATTAGATAGACGTCACTGTTCCAACTCGAACTAATGAGAACCGGTAGAAGACTTCGAACTTTCAAATGTTCGAAACATTCGTTTTGCCGCCCCACCAAGATGGAGCTCGAGTCGCTTACGGTTGAACCGATCGTCCCTGCTCGAGAATTCCTACATTCCTACGCAGGTGAGTCTTGCGATGATGTGGCACGTTGGCCCCATTCTCTCTCCGAAGCATCCATCGTCCTGGTCTCTAGCAGCTGAGCCGGACCAACAGAATTCGTATCTTCGACGAAGATCTTTTTTAAAAGTAGACCGATGCATTGCACGTTCAGTCCACTCTAGAAGGTCAATTTTAAGTCTCTTTTGGATATTTTTTGCAAAAGAAAACTGTAAGACTTTCTCATATGATTTTCAAAACACGTATTCATTAACATTTTATGTATGTACATTATTTTTTTCAacttaaaataatgaaaattacgTATGCTACGTGTGGCTGATTATAGGTATAAAGAAATAGTTTGACTGTTCTATTAATTAATAGCAAAAAGGCAAAATGGCATCTTGATTagtataaatttaattattacacTATGTCCTTGTGAAATCAAACAACCTTTACCTCAAATATTCTTTCCTATCTTTTATAGTAAACGAGTTATTCAAGCAACCTGTTTTAAGTGTTTCACTCTGTATATAGTCTGTAATGACTGTCATTAGGTTTTTCAGTTCTATTTATTTTACAAGTAGAAAATCTTCTCTGACATTATGTAAAGTTGTTATAACAAGTATAAGCGTTAATTACAgcaaaatatacaggatgttcggccacccctgggaaaaatttcaatgggagattctagaggtcaaaataagacgaaaatcaaggatactaatttgttgatggaggcttcgttaaaaagttattaacgtttaaagttccgccagtactgaatttttgtctagaaagggagtaggatttcgggggtatgtataatgaccaaaaatgattgtaattaacccccgcaaccgaaaataatttttccagaacgatttgaaatttttgaatttaattgttaataactttttaacgaagcctccatcgacaaattggtattcttgattttcgtcttattttggcctctagaatcccctattaaaattttccccaggggtggccgaacaccctgtatattattcataACTTAGAAATGTCTAAAAActgattaaatttaattcgttataaaaatatattatatatctTGTTTGCTACAAATTCATTAATCTACATACAGGTTGTCTTAACCGATCACCTTATAGGAGAATGGCAGCATATGGACGTTGAATATACAataaaaaaatgatattaaTCCTTAACAACATTGCATGAAACATTCTTCCGTTCGTTGTATGTTCCATTAAGTTACAGTGCGTAATTAACAAAACTACACTGGTGTTCGATTTCGTGATACACTGTACGGGGTTTCGTTAATTTAAGTAATTCCCTCCGTAAAACAGGAGTAGTTCAAATACCATGATATCGATTGTGCAATATCATTTTCCATAAAAATTCAACCAAAATGTAAATAGCAGGAATCTGTCGCGTCAGagaggggaggggggagagaGGGGACACGAGAGGGGACTTCAACCATAACCGCAGGCCGTTGTCCCACTTGAAAAAATCGTCATGTCATAAATATTTAACGAATGAGTGGATTAATTATGATCATCGTTTAATGTTTCGTAAACCATTAAATATCTTAATAAACGGCTGAACAAAA
This region includes:
- the Exn gene encoding ephexin isoform X3; this translates as MSISPVPNRSFLHGDRKPFPTSEKIVYATLDSLALKRARLPLQLLPDDGNKLVAVGTAKSKKKKNTVAETTARKFSSKVDETTNPSSQQTTTPNRKERETTTTEKGLDFVVEQKVRRKIASPLRVDTDNSIDNASIKVVKDDPTDQNSINSGNDENVPSFDDSGRENKICRVNRAETKSSSDDYEKIELTPQIFVSVREETIKERIDHDEYYSEGVFLKSKSAMDLTRNSLSDIGLHTVEEFPERDSLKGSPVSNDDVALSKKKKHFAKNVLYFVPDYLVKGTKGTKKKKKSNLSASLTSLKSRSVDAKSEINFGSRYKSMNLSKKELKCLNISTPTNFVHVASATNPSLVLNENTVGFGLEQVVIRHEEKCATLPLLVGRNEDPTTESLIEQRSIVAEKMPFHDASNHGKGSMGLDDANLRREFLRELRARSAKALELSQQVKTSENQAVASQGKIYELSPRANPSFLWSSQTKSLLQNTRLEDQSSTAGDSAEIVDEQEYDDVGPLKFSNQIPSQEDVYDDVGSPMARVDEDCTDESTSKCSDCIYDDIMAVGDAIEGPVSHLQQHESSMFTDNVSWSKNTARKGNGEIRGDESSQMDGHYLFVTNEYSSVDEDTDEMQDDEQGVYDDVGLPSMEKVNSLYAGSTTGSIVGKESEWEDVEDSTIGRSCLARRNNPSRKSTEMQAISSKKKAGQRWSRKVRRQRSMASRKSWKSLTKPIRDSAYCDNVSDDTTYESLCSFQSDEFSSGLESDSETETIDGEDRRTTCVVAKVPNETRNACLEAPTKPNPPPPREASLTQTLGRRMKMLRRTWSITKGSLSRMRRRTSVDDDHSCEEIKETCNDHPTIDAGRYFGFARHFKKSVSGFSTFYLNGYTANGSNDSTRSSDDQSNKESTYSNSNRKVDHYSVLADQEPLYQFYAAAAARVAFDSNSDGYEEVEDTIPSQATTDLARPGHRTLWCQTPQVIGSGLLQRLSSEERKIQEAKFEILTSEASYLNSLRVLENEFLGEFSMNETLTSVEREKLFGGIPAVLQASEQFLTELETLWRQDPMLHGLADVLLNYADRFLDIYVSYCTNQVSIDMTLKDLRLPLLADAVVSRLPIEHADRRHWETVLTSLSYVVAECNEGARAAATEAEMECLTRKLEYSVKITPIALKDKHLVKSGPVVQLLTKSDSEYKLTFGKKFNKTPLYLLLLTDYLLVAKYKPNTHNETYTVIDTCKRSLVTLESVPEDSPFAGRNAMLLTLLENYSGRQVEYILTCESNTERQRWLEAVSPSNQGLVGETLYEVWDCPQVVALYSYSPNQPDELSLHPGDVINVLQKMSDGWFHGKKLLDGDQGWFPGNYTKEVASEHVRARNLKQRHRLLALSSSGLHRKAKQQAAGY